One Halobacterium sp. DL1 DNA window includes the following coding sequences:
- the pyrG gene encoding CTP synthetase (CTP synthase; cytidine triphosphate synthetase; catalyzes the ATP-dependent amination of UTP to CTP with either L-glutamine or ammonia as the source of nitrogen; in Escherichia coli this enzyme forms a homotetramer), producing the protein MPKETGYDPSLGSKFVFVTGGVMSGLGKGITAASLGRLLSNAGFDVTAVKIDPYLNVDAGTMNPYQHGEVYVLKDGGEVDLDLGNYERFLDVDMTSDHNVTTGKVYQHVIERERAGDYLGKTVQIIPHVTDDIKRRVREAAEGSDVCLVEVGGTVGDIEGMPFLEALRQFSHEQDDEDILFAHVTLVPYSQNGEQKTKPTQHSVKELRSIGLQPDILVGRCEDRLDPDVKEKIALFCDVPTDAVFSNPDVEDVYHVPLTVEEEGLDEYVMERFDLTDRALPPEERSTEWRDLVTQDRTGEVDIALVGKYALEDAYMSIHEALKHAGLEKNVDVNVLWVDSEEMHDHHEQRLADADGIVVPGGFGSRGTEGKIEAIRYAREHDVPFLGLCLGFQMAVVEYARNVLGMEDAHSAEVYEDTPFPVIDLLPEQYDLEDLGGTMRLGAHETDIEPGSLAHDLYGDTSCTERHRHRYEVNPEYIDDLTADGLTFSGKAGNRMEILEYDDHPFFFGTQFHPEFRSRPTRASPPFVGLLDAVLDRPDAKTEVTN; encoded by the coding sequence GCGGGGTTCGACGTTACTGCGGTGAAGATTGACCCGTACCTAAACGTGGACGCGGGCACCATGAACCCGTACCAGCACGGCGAGGTGTACGTGCTGAAGGACGGCGGGGAGGTCGACCTCGACCTGGGGAACTACGAGCGGTTCCTCGACGTGGACATGACCTCCGACCACAACGTCACCACGGGGAAGGTGTACCAGCACGTCATCGAGCGCGAACGCGCCGGCGACTACCTCGGGAAGACGGTCCAGATCATCCCGCACGTCACTGACGACATCAAGCGCCGCGTGCGCGAGGCCGCCGAGGGGTCGGACGTCTGTCTCGTCGAGGTCGGCGGGACGGTCGGCGACATCGAGGGGATGCCGTTCCTCGAGGCGCTGCGCCAGTTCAGCCACGAGCAGGACGACGAGGACATCCTCTTCGCGCACGTCACGCTCGTCCCGTACTCGCAGAACGGCGAGCAGAAGACCAAGCCCACCCAGCACTCCGTGAAGGAGCTCCGGTCCATCGGTCTCCAGCCGGACATCCTCGTGGGGCGCTGCGAGGACCGCCTCGACCCGGACGTCAAGGAGAAGATCGCGCTGTTCTGCGACGTGCCGACGGACGCGGTGTTCTCGAACCCGGACGTCGAGGACGTCTACCACGTGCCGCTCACCGTCGAGGAGGAGGGTCTCGACGAGTACGTGATGGAGCGCTTCGACCTGACCGACCGCGCGCTCCCGCCCGAGGAGCGCTCGACGGAGTGGCGCGACCTCGTCACGCAGGACCGCACCGGCGAGGTGGACATCGCGCTCGTCGGCAAGTACGCACTCGAGGACGCCTACATGAGCATCCACGAGGCGCTCAAGCACGCCGGCCTCGAGAAGAACGTCGACGTCAACGTGCTCTGGGTGGACTCCGAGGAGATGCACGACCACCACGAGCAGCGCCTCGCGGACGCCGACGGCATCGTCGTGCCGGGCGGCTTCGGCTCCCGCGGCACTGAGGGGAAGATCGAGGCCATCCGGTACGCCCGCGAGCACGACGTGCCGTTCCTCGGGCTCTGTCTGGGCTTCCAGATGGCGGTCGTGGAGTACGCACGTAACGTCCTCGGGATGGAGGACGCACACTCCGCGGAAGTGTACGAAGACACTCCCTTCCCGGTCATCGACCTGCTGCCCGAGCAGTACGACCTCGAGGACCTCGGCGGCACGATGCGGCTGGGCGCCCACGAGACCGACATCGAGCCGGGGAGCCTCGCCCACGACCTCTACGGCGACACGTCCTGCACCGAGCGCCACCGCCACCGCTACGAAGTCAACCCCGAGTACATCGACGACCTCACCGCGGACGGCCTGACGTTCTCCGGGAAGGCCGGCAACCGCATGGAGATTCTGGAGTACGACGACCACCCGTTCTTCTTCGGGACGCAGTTCCACCCCGAGTTCCGCTCCCGGCCGACCCGAGCGAGTCCGCCGTTCGTCGGCCTGCTCGACGCGGTGCTCGACCGACCCGACGCGAAAACCGAGGTGACCAACTGA